The following coding sequences are from one Canis lupus baileyi chromosome 19, mCanLup2.hap1, whole genome shotgun sequence window:
- the EVI5L gene encoding EVI5-like protein isoform X1 yields the protein MSLPTMASPTLSPDSSSQEALSAPTCSPTSDSENLSPDELELLAKLEEQNRLLEADSKSMRSMNGSRRNSGSSLVSSSSASSNLSHLEEDTWILWGRIANEWEEWRRRKEKLLKELIRKGIPHHFRAIVWQLLCSATDMPVKNQYSELLKMSSPCEKLIRRDIARTYPEHEFFKGQDSLGQEVLFNVMKAYSLVDREVGYCQGSAFIVGLLLMQMPEEEAFCVFVRLMQEYRLRELFKPSMAELGLCIYQFEYMLQEQLPDLNTHFRSQSFHTSMYASSWFLTLFLTTFPLPVATRVFDIFMYEGLEIVFRVGLALLQVNQTELMQLDMEGMSQYFQRVIPHQFDSCPDKLILKAYQVKYNPKKMKRLEKEYAAMKSKEMEEQIEIKRLRTENRLLKQRIETLEKESAALADRLIQGQVTRAQEAEENYVIKRELAVVRQQCSSAAEDLQKAQSTIRQLQEQQDNPRLTEDFVAHLETELEQSRLRETETLGALREMQDKVLDMEKRNSSLPDENNVARLQEELKALKVREGEAVASARELKLQLQELSDTWQAHLSRGGRWKESPRKLVLGELQDELMSVRLREAQALAEGRELRQRVVELETQDHIHRNLLNRVEAERAALQEKLQYLAAQNKGLQTQLSESRRKQAEAECKSKEEVMAVRLREADSMAAVAEMRQRIAELEIQREEGRIQGQLNHSDSSQYIRELKDQIEELKAEVRLLKGPPPFEDPLAFDGLGLARHLDEDSLPSSDEELLGVGVGVGVGAALQDALYPLSPRDARFFRRLERPAKDSEGSSDSDADELAAPYSQGLDN from the exons ATGAGCCTGCCCACCATGGCGAGCCCCACTCTGAGCCCCGACTCTTCGTCCCAGGAGGCCCTGTCGGCCCCCACATGCTCCCCCACCTCGGACTCCGAGAACCTCAGCCCAGATGAGCTGGAGCTGCTGGCCAAGCTTGAAGAGCAGAACCG GCTCCTGGAGGCCGACTCCAAGTCCATGCGCTCCATGAACGGCTCCCGGCGGAACAGCGGTTCCTCGCTGGTGTCCAGCTCCTCGGCCTCCTCCAACCTGAGCCACCTGGAGGAGGACACGTGGATCCTGTGGGGCCGGATCGCCAACGAGTGGGAGGAGTGGCGGCGCAGGAAAGAGAAGCTGCTGAAG GAGCTGATCCGCAAGGGCATCCCACACCACTTCCGGGCCATCGTGTGGCAGCTCCTGTGCAGTGCCACAGACATGCCAGTCAAGAACCAATACTCGGAGCTACTCAAGATGTCCTCGCCATGTGAGAAGCTGATCCGCAGGGACATTGCCCGCACCTACCCAGAGCACGAGTTCTTCAAGGGCCAGGACAGCCTGGGCCAGGAGGTCCTCTTCAACGTCATGAAG GCATACTCCCTGGTGGACAGGGAGGTGGGCTACTGCCAGGGCAGCGCCTTCATCGTGGGCCTGCTCCTCATGCAG ATGCCTGAGGAGGAAGCCTTCTGTGTATTCGTGCGGCTGATGCAGGAGTACCGCCTGAGGGAGCTCTTCAAGCCCAGCATGGCCGAGCTGGGGCTCTGCATCTACCAGTTTGAGTACATGCTACAG GAACAGCTCCCGGATCTGAACACCCACTTCCGCTCCCAGAGCTTCCACACATCCATGTACGCCTCGTCCTGGTTTCTCACGCTCTTCTTGACTACCTTCCCACTACCTGTTGCCACCCGTGTCTTTGACATCTTCATGTACGAG GGTCTGGAGATTGTGTTCCGGGTGGGCCTCGCCTTGCTGCAGGTGAACCAGACAGAGCTGATGCAGCTGGACATGGAGGGGATGTCCCag TACTTCCAGAGGGTGATCCCCCACCAGTTCGACAGCTGCCCGGACAAGCTGATCCTCAAGGCTTACCAGGTCAAGTACAACCCCAAGAAGATGAAGAG GCTGGAGAAGGAGTATGCAGCCATGAAGAGCAAGGAGATGGAGGAGCAGATTGAGATCAAA AGGCTTCGGACGGAGAACCGGCTCCTGAAACAACGGATTGAGACCCTGGAGAAG GAGAGCGCTGCTCTGGCTGATAGGTTAATCCAG GGGCAGGTGACGCGGGCACAGGAGGCCGAGGAGAACTATGTCATCAAGCGGGAGCTGGCAGTGGTGCGGCAGCAGTGTAGCTCCGCAGCCGAGGACCTGCAGAAGGCCCAGAGCACCATCAGGCAGCTCCAGGAGCAGCAG gACAACCCGCGCCTCACTGAGGACTTTGTGGCCCACCTGGAGACTGAGCTGGAGCAGTCGAGGCTGCGGGAGACCGAGACGCTGGGGGCCCTTCGGGAGATGCAGGACAAGGTTCTAGACATGGAGAAG aGGAACAGCTCGCTGCCGGATGAGAACAACGTGGCTCGGCTGCAGGAGGAGCTGAAGGCACTCAAGGTGCGGGAGGGCGAGGCCGTGGCCTCCGCGCGGGAGCTGAAGCTGCAGCTGCAGGAGCTCTCCGACACCTGGCAG GCCCACCTGTCCCGCGGGGGCCGCTGGAAGGAGTCCCCCCGGAAGCTGGTCCTGGGCGAGCTGCAGGACGAGCTGATGAGTGTGCGTCTGCGCGAGGCCCAGGCTCTGGCCGAGGGTCGCGAGCTGCGGCAGCGCGTGGTGGAACTCGAGACGCAG GACCACATCCACCGCAACCTGCTGAACCGCGTGGAGGCCGAGCGCGCGGCGCTGCAGGAGAAGCTGCAGTACCTGGCGGCGCAGAACAAGGGGTTGCAGACGCAGCTCAGCGAAAGCCGCCGCAAGCAGGCCGAGGCCGAGTGCAAG agcAAGGAGGAGGTGATGGCCGTGCGCCTGCGGGAGGCGGACAGCATGGCTGCGGTGGCCGAGATGCGGCAGCGCATCGCCGAGCTGGAGATCCAG AGGGAGGAGGGCCGCATCCAGGGCCAACTGAACCACTCGGACTCGTCGCAGTACATCCGCGAGCTCAAGGACCAGATCGAGGAGCTGAAGGCCGAG GTGCGGCTGTTGAAGGGCCCGCCGCCCTTCGAGGACCCGCTGGCCTTCGACGGGCTGGGCCTGGCGCGGCACCTGGATGAGGACTCGCTGCCGTCGTCGGACGAGGAGCTGCTCGGTgtgggcgtgggcgtgggcgtgggcgcGGCGCTGCAGGACGCGCTCTACCCGCTGTCCCCGCGCGACGCGCGCTTCTTTCGCCGTCTCGAGCGGCCGGCCAAGGACAGCGAGGGCAGCTCAGACAGCGACGCCGACGAGCTGGCCGCGCCCTATAGCCAGGGCCTGGACAACTGA
- the EVI5L gene encoding EVI5-like protein isoform X2 yields the protein MSLPTMASPTLSPDSSSQEALSAPTCSPTSDSENLSPDELELLAKLEEQNRLLEADSKSMRSMNGSRRNSGSSLVSSSSASSNLSHLEEDTWILWGRIANEWEEWRRRKEKLLKELIRKGIPHHFRAIVWQLLCSATDMPVKNQYSELLKMSSPCEKLIRRDIARTYPEHEFFKGQDSLGQEVLFNVMKAYSLVDREVGYCQGSAFIVGLLLMQMPEEEAFCVFVRLMQEYRLRELFKPSMAELGLCIYQFEYMLQEQLPDLNTHFRSQSFHTSMYASSWFLTLFLTTFPLPVATRVFDIFMYEGLEIVFRVGLALLQVNQTELMQLDMEGMSQYFQRVIPHQFDSCPDKLILKAYQVKYNPKKMKRLEKEYAAMKSKEMEEQIEIKRLRTENRLLKQRIETLEKGQVTRAQEAEENYVIKRELAVVRQQCSSAAEDLQKAQSTIRQLQEQQDNPRLTEDFVAHLETELEQSRLRETETLGALREMQDKVLDMEKRNSSLPDENNVARLQEELKALKVREGEAVASARELKLQLQELSDTWQAHLSRGGRWKESPRKLVLGELQDELMSVRLREAQALAEGRELRQRVVELETQDHIHRNLLNRVEAERAALQEKLQYLAAQNKGLQTQLSESRRKQAEAECKSKEEVMAVRLREADSMAAVAEMRQRIAELEIQREEGRIQGQLNHSDSSQYIRELKDQIEELKAEVRLLKGPPPFEDPLAFDGLGLARHLDEDSLPSSDEELLGVGVGVGVGAALQDALYPLSPRDARFFRRLERPAKDSEGSSDSDADELAAPYSQGLDN from the exons ATGAGCCTGCCCACCATGGCGAGCCCCACTCTGAGCCCCGACTCTTCGTCCCAGGAGGCCCTGTCGGCCCCCACATGCTCCCCCACCTCGGACTCCGAGAACCTCAGCCCAGATGAGCTGGAGCTGCTGGCCAAGCTTGAAGAGCAGAACCG GCTCCTGGAGGCCGACTCCAAGTCCATGCGCTCCATGAACGGCTCCCGGCGGAACAGCGGTTCCTCGCTGGTGTCCAGCTCCTCGGCCTCCTCCAACCTGAGCCACCTGGAGGAGGACACGTGGATCCTGTGGGGCCGGATCGCCAACGAGTGGGAGGAGTGGCGGCGCAGGAAAGAGAAGCTGCTGAAG GAGCTGATCCGCAAGGGCATCCCACACCACTTCCGGGCCATCGTGTGGCAGCTCCTGTGCAGTGCCACAGACATGCCAGTCAAGAACCAATACTCGGAGCTACTCAAGATGTCCTCGCCATGTGAGAAGCTGATCCGCAGGGACATTGCCCGCACCTACCCAGAGCACGAGTTCTTCAAGGGCCAGGACAGCCTGGGCCAGGAGGTCCTCTTCAACGTCATGAAG GCATACTCCCTGGTGGACAGGGAGGTGGGCTACTGCCAGGGCAGCGCCTTCATCGTGGGCCTGCTCCTCATGCAG ATGCCTGAGGAGGAAGCCTTCTGTGTATTCGTGCGGCTGATGCAGGAGTACCGCCTGAGGGAGCTCTTCAAGCCCAGCATGGCCGAGCTGGGGCTCTGCATCTACCAGTTTGAGTACATGCTACAG GAACAGCTCCCGGATCTGAACACCCACTTCCGCTCCCAGAGCTTCCACACATCCATGTACGCCTCGTCCTGGTTTCTCACGCTCTTCTTGACTACCTTCCCACTACCTGTTGCCACCCGTGTCTTTGACATCTTCATGTACGAG GGTCTGGAGATTGTGTTCCGGGTGGGCCTCGCCTTGCTGCAGGTGAACCAGACAGAGCTGATGCAGCTGGACATGGAGGGGATGTCCCag TACTTCCAGAGGGTGATCCCCCACCAGTTCGACAGCTGCCCGGACAAGCTGATCCTCAAGGCTTACCAGGTCAAGTACAACCCCAAGAAGATGAAGAG GCTGGAGAAGGAGTATGCAGCCATGAAGAGCAAGGAGATGGAGGAGCAGATTGAGATCAAA AGGCTTCGGACGGAGAACCGGCTCCTGAAACAACGGATTGAGACCCTGGAGAAG GGGCAGGTGACGCGGGCACAGGAGGCCGAGGAGAACTATGTCATCAAGCGGGAGCTGGCAGTGGTGCGGCAGCAGTGTAGCTCCGCAGCCGAGGACCTGCAGAAGGCCCAGAGCACCATCAGGCAGCTCCAGGAGCAGCAG gACAACCCGCGCCTCACTGAGGACTTTGTGGCCCACCTGGAGACTGAGCTGGAGCAGTCGAGGCTGCGGGAGACCGAGACGCTGGGGGCCCTTCGGGAGATGCAGGACAAGGTTCTAGACATGGAGAAG aGGAACAGCTCGCTGCCGGATGAGAACAACGTGGCTCGGCTGCAGGAGGAGCTGAAGGCACTCAAGGTGCGGGAGGGCGAGGCCGTGGCCTCCGCGCGGGAGCTGAAGCTGCAGCTGCAGGAGCTCTCCGACACCTGGCAG GCCCACCTGTCCCGCGGGGGCCGCTGGAAGGAGTCCCCCCGGAAGCTGGTCCTGGGCGAGCTGCAGGACGAGCTGATGAGTGTGCGTCTGCGCGAGGCCCAGGCTCTGGCCGAGGGTCGCGAGCTGCGGCAGCGCGTGGTGGAACTCGAGACGCAG GACCACATCCACCGCAACCTGCTGAACCGCGTGGAGGCCGAGCGCGCGGCGCTGCAGGAGAAGCTGCAGTACCTGGCGGCGCAGAACAAGGGGTTGCAGACGCAGCTCAGCGAAAGCCGCCGCAAGCAGGCCGAGGCCGAGTGCAAG agcAAGGAGGAGGTGATGGCCGTGCGCCTGCGGGAGGCGGACAGCATGGCTGCGGTGGCCGAGATGCGGCAGCGCATCGCCGAGCTGGAGATCCAG AGGGAGGAGGGCCGCATCCAGGGCCAACTGAACCACTCGGACTCGTCGCAGTACATCCGCGAGCTCAAGGACCAGATCGAGGAGCTGAAGGCCGAG GTGCGGCTGTTGAAGGGCCCGCCGCCCTTCGAGGACCCGCTGGCCTTCGACGGGCTGGGCCTGGCGCGGCACCTGGATGAGGACTCGCTGCCGTCGTCGGACGAGGAGCTGCTCGGTgtgggcgtgggcgtgggcgtgggcgcGGCGCTGCAGGACGCGCTCTACCCGCTGTCCCCGCGCGACGCGCGCTTCTTTCGCCGTCTCGAGCGGCCGGCCAAGGACAGCGAGGGCAGCTCAGACAGCGACGCCGACGAGCTGGCCGCGCCCTATAGCCAGGGCCTGGACAACTGA